A genomic window from Brassica oleracea var. oleracea cultivar TO1000 chromosome C8, BOL, whole genome shotgun sequence includes:
- the LOC106312645 gene encoding uncharacterized protein DDB_G0283697-like isoform X1 codes for MGSSSDVVPDHDVSGTHHPPADDTSPVNNTKPPTEETTPLRRTRPSRACTLRTQQRLREQQAAERKLKQPKKECKRKKEVEEAEEQEEEDEEEDESQIQCVGGSSGRSKIVTSLVSPPEASQMPRWNLRSMWELASVLNFLHVFRPLLKINVEFSAEEFETALLNPNDTLSDIHIPLLKAIPPVTRMALTRDTWVTVLCRKIRDCWHWVAEGDLPIVASQGRETEVYKSFDPAIRGVILKALCDIRVEQEDIRSYIDNSLKTGVHLSAFRKDRVGGDSHGVNFWYEDDPLVGHRLYREIRKAEVVKAKTKGSKILPNITYQWEAVATNFDEFQDVSEKLNSSSSRIEVSLGKKLTRDMLPEIEKEHKRKEKLLKKQHRQALLLDNCLVVDGHGAGRSLRDRKPVRYTFDDYDQSINEAIKITKMKHPSPESLLHRRESARLDALENGRSTSSTHPTEPVNDTAYAKSSDSADYDEFDEQRDESLDRSNRRRQRSQRYSATDFVETVSDNDVEFESDDDIVGEAVYDEEYMRKRKQKKFSSGSEGEEEGDKGDEEYKWDEDNAEYEEEEEEEEEEEEEEDSLSDSEEDSDDEPRRAKKMPRRETKSRSRSKDLRPGLRRSKRATRIDYQQYELSESDKEATGAAKRKRLVEPDEHSDETGNGDFTMESEDSEENANDPETKSSEEEKPREVNDYAETTNGTENNQLSKSNGTGQEEAEGVVGKRRFLDLNELAPVSGFDDGPSTVLKEDDKGDNS; via the exons ATGGGTTCCTCCTCCGATGTCGTCCCCGACCACGACGTCTCCGGCACCCACCACCCTCCCGCCGACGATACTTCTCCGGTCAACAATACTAAACCCCCCACGGAGGAAACCACGCCGCTCAGGAGGACGAGGCCTTCGCGCGCCTGCACTTTAAGGACGCAGCAGCGGCTTCGGGAGCAGCAAGCGGCGGAGAGGAAGCTCAAGCAGCCTAAGAAGGAGTGTAAACGGAAGAAAGAGGTGGAGGAAGCGGAGGAGCAAGAGGAGGAGGATGAGGAGGAAGATGAGAGTCAGATACAATGCGTTGGAGGAAGTTCAGGGAGAAGCAAGATCGTTACTTCGCTTGTCTCGCCGCCGGAGGCTTCGCAGATGCCGCGGTGGAATCTTAGGTCTATGTGGGAACTTGCTTCCGTGCTCAACTTCTTGCAT GTTTTTAGACCGCTTTTGAAAATCAATGTGGAGTTTTCAGCGGAGGAGTTTGAGACGGCTTTGCTGAATCCTAACGATACTTTGAGTGACATTCATATTCCTCTGTTAAAG GCCATTCCTCCTGTAACTCGAATGGCCCTCACACGTGATACCTGGGTCACTGTCTTGTGCAGAAAAATAAGAGATTGCTGGCATTGG GTAGCAGAAGGGGACCTTCCTATTGTTGCCTCTCAAGG GCGGGAGACTGAAGTGTACAAATCTTTTGATCCAGCCATTCGTGGGGTGATTTTGAAAGCTTTATGTGATATTCGTGTTGAG CAAGAGGATATCAGGAGCTACATAGACAACTCTCTTAAAACTGGTGTTCATCTGTCAGCTTTTCGCAAAGATCGCGTTGGGGGTGATTCACATGGAGTTAATTTTTG GTATGAGGATGATCCCTTAGTTGGTCACCGTTTATATCGGGAAATAAGGAAGGCAGAGGTGGTTAAGGCCAAAACGAAGGGTTCCAAGATTCTTCCTAACATAACATACCAATGGGAAGCTGTTGCCACTAATTTCGACGAATTCCAGGATGTTTCT GAAAAGCTGAATTCAAGTAGTAGTAGAATTGAAGTTTCTCTAGGGAAGAAGTTAACGAGAGATATGCTTCCTGAGATTGAAAAAGAACACAAG AGGAAAGAAAAATTGTTGAAAAAACAACATAGACAGGCGCTTCTCCTTGATAACTGTTTGGTTGTCGACGGTCATGGTGCTGGCCGTTCTCTCCGTGATAGGAAACCTGTTAGATACACTTTTG ATGATTATGATCAGTCGATAAATGAAGCTATCAAGATAACAAA GATGAAACATCCATCACCAGAATCTTTACTTCACAGAAGAGAATCAGCCAGATTGGACGCTCTTGAGAATGGCAGATCGACAAGTTCAACCCACCCTACTGAGCCTGTGAACGATACAGCATATGCCAAATCTTCTGATTCTGCCGACTATGATGAGTTCGATGAGCAGAGAGATGAGTCCTTGGACAGAAG TAATAGGCGCAGACAACGGTCCCAGCGGTATTCAGCTACCGACTTTGTTGAAACTGTTTCAGACAATGATGTGGAATTTGAAAGCGATGATGACATTGTTGGGGAAGCAGTTTATGATGAAGAATATATGAGGAAGCGTAAACAGAAGAAGTTTTCTAGTGGCTCTGAGGGAGAGGAAGAGGGAGATAAAGGAGATGAAGAGTACAAATGGGATGAAGACAATGCCGAGTACGAGGAAGAAGAAGAAGAAGAAGAAGAAGAAGAAGAGGAGGAAGATTCTCTAAGCGATAGCGAAGAAGATAGTGATGATGAACCCCGAAGGGCTAAGAAAATGCCACGGAGAGAAACTAAGTCAAGATCAAGGTCAAAGGATTTACGACCAGGCCTGAGACGTAGTAAAAGAGCCACAAGAATCGATTACCAACAATATGAGCTCTCAGAATCAGACAAAGAAGCTACAGGAGCGGCAAAACGTAAGCGGTTGGTTGAGCCAGATGAACATTCTGATGAAACAGGGAATGGGGATTTCACTATGGAAAGTGAGGACTCCGAAGAAAATGCAAATGACCCTGAAACAAAATCTTCTGAAGAAGAAAAGCCCAGAGAGGTCAATGACTATGCAGAGACGACAAATGGTACTGAGAATAATCAACTTAGCAAATCAAACGGCACAGGCCAAGAAGAAGCTGAGGGTGTAGTAGGCAAAAGGCGTTTCCTCGACCTAAACGAGCTTGCTCCTGTATCTGGTTTTGATGATGGTCCAAGTACAGTCTTGAAGGAAGATGATAAGGGCGACAATTCATAA
- the LOC106312443 gene encoding transcription factor MYB35 isoform X2, with translation MVRSCSSKSKNPWTDEDNASQKFAFASSSKNGSTPKKIGLRRCGKSCRVRKTDNAGAKHESFTPEEEDLIIKMHAAMGSRWPLIAQHLPGKTEEEVKMVWNSKLKKKLSQMGIDHVTHRPFSHVLAEYGNINGGGGGTLNPNPMNQTGSLGPNPSLNEDSHQQQQQQSNDSGDLMFHLQAIKLMTESSNQVKPESTFMYASSSSSNSSPPLFSSTCSTIAQENSEVNFTWSDFLLDQETFNENQQNYPDQELDNLFGNEFSEAEAVATVANTSAPDARIEEESLSNGFVESIIAKEKELFLGFPSYLDQPFHF, from the exons ATGGTGAGATCTTGCTCTTCCAAATCAAAGAATCCCTGGACAGATGAAGATAACGCCTCCCAGAAGTTTGCCTTTGCATCTTCCTCCAAGAACGGATCCACTCCTAAGAAAATAG GACTTAGGAGATGTGGGAAGAGCTGCAGAGTGAGAAAGACTGATAACGCAGGAGCTAAGCATGAGAGCTTCACTCCTGAAGAAGAAGATCTTATCATCAAGATGCACGCAGCAATGGGAAGCAG ATGGCCACTTATTGCACAACATCTACCAGGAAAGACAGAAGAAGAAGTGAAGATGGTTTGGAACTCAAAACTAAAGAAGAAACTGTCCCAAATGGGAATAGATCATGTCACTCACCGTCCTTTCTCTCATGTGCTTGCTGAATACGGCAACATCAACGGTGGTGGTGGTGGTACCCTAAACCCTAATCCCATGAACCAAACCGGATCTCTTGGACCTAATCCCTCCCTCAACGAAGATTCTCATCAACAACAACAACAACAATCTAATGATTCAGGAGATCTCATGTTTCACCTACAAGCAATCAAGCTTATGACCGAGTCATCAAACCAAGTCAAGCCCGAGTCTACGTTTATGTACGCCTCTTCCTCTTCTTCTAACTCCTCTCCTCCGTTGTTCTCTTCAACTTGTTCTACCATAGCTCAGGAGAATTCGGAGGTTAACTTCACCTGGTCTGACTTTCTTCTTGACCAAGAAACCTTTAATGAAAACCAACAGAACTATCCTGATCAAGAATTAGACAACTTGTTTGGTAATGAGTTCTCTGAGGCAGAGGCTGTAGCTACAGTGGCTAATACATCAGCTCCAGATGCTCGAATCGAAGAAGAGTCTCTAAGCAATGGGTTCGTTGAGTCGATTATAGCTAAAGAAAAAGAGTTGTTCTTGGGGTTTCCAAGCTATTTGGATCAGCCTTTTCATTTCTAG
- the LOC106307166 gene encoding pentatricopeptide repeat-containing protein At1g18900-like, with translation MTPAKQISKLSSSARSFILSGSRSIAASGSSRAHTDDEPCVSRRQQLQAGKRPSSLVLTPSVVPKKVDDFGRPSLLPQHVSSSHSVSYASAVIREEDEEASSAPIGDQILRAGVKAVNILSDLANCKLPSFDKGSEVSGLLPKAFMVDPTRPITSVKSSNVKALGRDLAKAYPGSSSKESKTRNPSRSFQGSKEAARGQHCNTRHVVENVCSVLKSFRWGPAAEEALEKLRDEKKIVMSPRQANQVLMQMNDYGNALGFFYWLKKQPDFKHDDYTYTTMLGSLGRAKQFGAINKLLNEMVREGVRPNTVTYNRLIHSYGRANYLKEAMNVFNQMQKSGCEPDRVTYCTLIDIHAKAGFLDIAMDIHQRMNAAGIETDTFTYSLIINCLGKAGRLPAAHKLFCEMVDKGCAPNLVTYNIMIDLHAKARNYQSALKLYRDMQSAGFKPDKVTYSIVMVVLGHCGYLEEAEGVFKKMEEENWVPDEPVYGLLVDLWGKAGNVEKAWRWYQAMLGAGVLPNVPTFNSLLSTFLRVNKISEASELLQNMLALGLRPSLQTYTLLLSCCTDGRSKLDMGFCGQLMARTGHPAHMFLLKMPSAGPDGQNVRSHANSFLDLMHSEDRESKRGLVDAVVDFLHKSGLKEEAGSVWEVAAQKNVFPDALREKSRSYWLINLHVMSEGTAVTALSRTLAWFRKQMLVSGCGPARIDIVTGWGRRSRVTGTSMVRQAVEELLNVFGSPFFTESGNSGCFVGCGEALNRWLVQSYVERMHLL, from the exons ATGACACCCGCAAAGCAAATTAGTAAACTTTCAAGTTCAGCAAGATCCTTTATTCTTAGTGGATCCAGATCGATTGCAGCTAGTGGGAGTTCTCGTGCACACACTGATGATGAACCTTGCGTCTCCAGACGCCAGCAGCTTCAGGCTGGAAAACGACCATCCAGTCTTGTCCTCACGCCTTCGGTAGTTCCCAAGAAGGTTGATGATTTTGGTCGGCCATCTCTATTGCCACAACATGTGTCTTCTTCACATTCGGTTAGTTATGCATCAGCAGTCATTAGAGAGGAGGATGAGGAAGCTTCTTCAGCACCTATTGGGGATCAGATTCTCAGAGCCGGTGTTAAAGCGGTAAACATTCTCTCTGATTTAGCAAACTGTAAGCTTCCTTCGTTTGATAAAGGAAGTGAAGTATCTGGACTATTACCAAAAGCCTTTATGGTGGATCCAACTCGGCCTATCACAAGCGTCAAGTCTTCTAACGTGAAAGCTCTAGGAAGAGACCTCGCCAAAGCTTACCCTGGCTCATCTTCAAAAGAGAGTAAAACTAGAAACCCTAGTCGCAGCTTCCAAGGGTCTAAGGAAGCTGCTCGAGGGCAGCATTGTAATACCAGACACGTTGTGGAGAATGTTTGCAGCGTTTTGAAAAGCTTCAGGTGGGGCCCTGCTGCTGAAGAGGCCCTAGAAAAACTCCGCGATGAGAAGAAGATTGTGATGAGTCCACGCCAAGCAAACCAAGTCCTTATGCAGATGAACGACTACGGCAACGCTCTTGGTTTCTTCTACTGGCTAAAAAAGCAACCTGACTTCAAGCACGATGACTACACTTACACCACTATGCTTGGTAGCCTCGGCCGCGCTAAACAGTTCGGCGCTATAAACAAGCTCCTAAATGAGATGGTTAGAGAAGGAGTTCGGCCAAACACAGTCACCTATAACCGTCTCATCCACAGCTATGGCCGAGCTAATTACTTGAAGGAAGCTATGAACGTGTTCAACCAAATGCAAAAGTCTGGATGCGAACCTGACCGTGTAACGTACTGTACACTCATAGACATTCACGCTAAGGCTGGTTTTTTAGATATTGCCATGGATATTCACCAGAGGATGAACGCCGCGGGGATCGAAACCGACACTTTCACTTACAGTTTGATAATCAACTGTCTTGGTAAAGCCGGGCGCTTACCAGCTGCGCACAAGCTATTCTGCGAGATGGTTGATAAGGGATGTGCTCCTAACTTGGTCACCTACAAC ATCATGATTGACTTGCACGCCAAGGCGAGGAACTACCAGAGCGCGTTGAAGCTTTACCGCGATATGCAGAGCGCCGGGTTTAAGCCTGATAAAGTGACTTACAGCATTGTGATGGTGGTGCTTGGACACTGTGGGTATCTAGAGGAAGCGGAAGGTGTATTCAAGAAGATGGAGGAGGAGAATTGGGTTCCTGATGAGCCGGTTTATGGGCTTCTGGTGGATCTCTGGGGGAAAGCTGGTAACGTGGAGAAGGCGTGGCGTTGGTATCAGGCGATGCTTGGTGCTGGGGTGTTGCCTAATGTTCCTACGTTCAATTCACTTCTCAGCACCTTCCTCAGGGTTAACAAGATAAGTGAAGCTTCTGAGTTGTTGCAAAACATGCTGGCGTTAGGTCTACGCCCCTCTTTGCAGACGTACACGCTGCTCTTGAGCTGTTGCACGGATGGTAGGTCGAAGCTTGACATGGGCTTCTGCGGTCAGCTGATGGCGAGAACTGGTCATCCTGCGCATATGTTTCTCCTCAAGATGCCGTCTGCTGGTCCTGACGGGCAGAATGTGCGGAGTCATGCGAACAGCTTCTTGGATTTGATGCACAGCGAGGACAGAGAGAGCAAGAGGGGACTTGTGGACGCGGTGGTTGACTTCTTGCACAAGTCAGGGCTGAAAGAAGAGGCGGGATCTGTTTGGGAAGTCGCGGCGCAGAAGAATGTTTTTCCTGATGCGTTGAGGGAGAAGAGCAGGAGCTACTGGCTTATTAATCTCCATGTGATGTCAGAGGGGACTGCGGTGACCGCGTTGTCTAGGACGCTTGCTTGGTTCCGTAAGCAGATGTTGGTCTCGGGATGTGGACCTGCGAGGATTGATATAGTGACTGGTTGGGGAAGGCGTAGTAGAGTCACGGGTACGTCGATGGTTAGACAAGCCGTTGAAGAGCTGCTCAACGTCTTTGGTTCACCGTTTTTCACGGAGAGTGGGAACTCAGGGTGTTTCGTTGGATGTGGTGAGGCTCTTAACAGGTGGCTGGTTCAGTCTTATGTCGAGAGGATGCATCTGCTGTAA
- the LOC106312444 gene encoding transcription factor MYB1R1-like translates to MAAVSSSSETGGGEKGEIMLFGVRVVVDPMRKCVSLNNLSDYEKSSPPEEEIPKIGDGDAAGYASANDAVQIPSSSGGNRERKRGIAWTEDEHKMFLLGLQKVGKGDWKGISRNFVKSRTPTQVASHAQKYFLRRTNLNRRRRRSSLFDITTETVTGMVHMEQDHHAQDNSLLPETNFSSGHQVMQVFPEVAVPTRTEKAPRTVPVTFQANPPFNLNTDAPLSLNLSLSFNLNEQSNSRHSAFTMMPSFSDGDSNSSIIRVA, encoded by the exons ATGGCCGCCGTTAGTAGCTCGTCGGAGACCGGAGGCGGTGAGAAAGGAGAGATCATGTTGTTCGGAGTTAGAGTCGTGGTCGATCCGATGAGAAAGTGCGTGAGTTTGAACAATCTCTCTGATTACGAGAAGTCTTCTCCTCCGGAGGAAGAGATCCCCAAGATCGGAGACGGAGACGCCGCCGGTTACGCCTCCGCCAATGACGCTGTCCAGATTCCGTCGTCCTCCGGCGGAAACCGCGAGAGGAAACGAG GAATAGCATGGACAGAGGATGAGCACAAGATGTTCTTGCTTGGTCTGCAGAAAGTAGGCAAAGGAGATTGGAAAGGGATATCTAGAAACTTTGTCAAGAGCAGGACGCCTACTCAGGTAGCTAGCCACGCTCAGAAGTACTTCCTCCGCCGGACCAATCTCAACCGTCGCCGGAGAAGATCTAGCCTTTTTGACATCACAACCGAGACG GTTACAGGAATGGTGCACATGGAGCAAGATCATCATGCTCAGGACAACTCATTACTACCTGAGACTAACTTCAGCTCTGGACATCAGGTTATGCAAGTTTTCCCTGAAGTTGCAGTGCCGACAAGAACTGAGAAGGCACCACGGACGGTCCCAGTAACCTTCCAAGCAAATCCTCCATTCAATCTAAACACAGATGCTCCGCTTTCTCTCAACCTCTCTCTGTCCTTTAATCTTAATGAACAATCCAACTCAAGACATTCGGCTTTCACTATGATGCCAAGCTTCAGTGACGGAGACAGCAATAGCAGCATCATCAGAGTTGCTTAG
- the LOC106312645 gene encoding uncharacterized protein DDB_G0283697-like isoform X2 translates to MGSSSDVVPDHDVSGTHHPPADDTSPVNNTKPPTEETTPLRRTRPSRACTLRTQQRLREQQAAERKLKQPKKECKRKKEVEEAEEQEEEDEEEDESQIQCVGGSSGRSKIVTSLVSPPEASQMPRWNLRSMWELASVLNFLHVFRPLLKINVEFSAEEFETALLNPNDTLSDIHIPLLKAIPPVTRMALTRDTWVTVLCRKIRDCWHWVAEGDLPIVASQGRETEVYKSFDPAIRGVILKALCDIRVEQEDIRSYIDNSLKTGVHLSAFRKDRVGGDSHGVNFWYEDDPLVGHRLYREIRKAEVVKAKTKGSKILPNITYQWEAVATNFDEFQDVSEKLNSSSSRIEVSLGKKLTRDMLPEIEKEHKRKEKLLKKQHRQALLLDNCLVVDGHGAGRSLRDRKPVRYTFDDYDQSINEAIKITKMKHPSPESLLHRRESARLDALENGRSTSSTHPTEPVNDTAYAKSSDSADYDEFDEQRDESLDRRRRQRSQRYSATDFVETVSDNDVEFESDDDIVGEAVYDEEYMRKRKQKKFSSGSEGEEEGDKGDEEYKWDEDNAEYEEEEEEEEEEEEEEDSLSDSEEDSDDEPRRAKKMPRRETKSRSRSKDLRPGLRRSKRATRIDYQQYELSESDKEATGAAKRKRLVEPDEHSDETGNGDFTMESEDSEENANDPETKSSEEEKPREVNDYAETTNGTENNQLSKSNGTGQEEAEGVVGKRRFLDLNELAPVSGFDDGPSTVLKEDDKGDNS, encoded by the exons ATGGGTTCCTCCTCCGATGTCGTCCCCGACCACGACGTCTCCGGCACCCACCACCCTCCCGCCGACGATACTTCTCCGGTCAACAATACTAAACCCCCCACGGAGGAAACCACGCCGCTCAGGAGGACGAGGCCTTCGCGCGCCTGCACTTTAAGGACGCAGCAGCGGCTTCGGGAGCAGCAAGCGGCGGAGAGGAAGCTCAAGCAGCCTAAGAAGGAGTGTAAACGGAAGAAAGAGGTGGAGGAAGCGGAGGAGCAAGAGGAGGAGGATGAGGAGGAAGATGAGAGTCAGATACAATGCGTTGGAGGAAGTTCAGGGAGAAGCAAGATCGTTACTTCGCTTGTCTCGCCGCCGGAGGCTTCGCAGATGCCGCGGTGGAATCTTAGGTCTATGTGGGAACTTGCTTCCGTGCTCAACTTCTTGCAT GTTTTTAGACCGCTTTTGAAAATCAATGTGGAGTTTTCAGCGGAGGAGTTTGAGACGGCTTTGCTGAATCCTAACGATACTTTGAGTGACATTCATATTCCTCTGTTAAAG GCCATTCCTCCTGTAACTCGAATGGCCCTCACACGTGATACCTGGGTCACTGTCTTGTGCAGAAAAATAAGAGATTGCTGGCATTGG GTAGCAGAAGGGGACCTTCCTATTGTTGCCTCTCAAGG GCGGGAGACTGAAGTGTACAAATCTTTTGATCCAGCCATTCGTGGGGTGATTTTGAAAGCTTTATGTGATATTCGTGTTGAG CAAGAGGATATCAGGAGCTACATAGACAACTCTCTTAAAACTGGTGTTCATCTGTCAGCTTTTCGCAAAGATCGCGTTGGGGGTGATTCACATGGAGTTAATTTTTG GTATGAGGATGATCCCTTAGTTGGTCACCGTTTATATCGGGAAATAAGGAAGGCAGAGGTGGTTAAGGCCAAAACGAAGGGTTCCAAGATTCTTCCTAACATAACATACCAATGGGAAGCTGTTGCCACTAATTTCGACGAATTCCAGGATGTTTCT GAAAAGCTGAATTCAAGTAGTAGTAGAATTGAAGTTTCTCTAGGGAAGAAGTTAACGAGAGATATGCTTCCTGAGATTGAAAAAGAACACAAG AGGAAAGAAAAATTGTTGAAAAAACAACATAGACAGGCGCTTCTCCTTGATAACTGTTTGGTTGTCGACGGTCATGGTGCTGGCCGTTCTCTCCGTGATAGGAAACCTGTTAGATACACTTTTG ATGATTATGATCAGTCGATAAATGAAGCTATCAAGATAACAAA GATGAAACATCCATCACCAGAATCTTTACTTCACAGAAGAGAATCAGCCAGATTGGACGCTCTTGAGAATGGCAGATCGACAAGTTCAACCCACCCTACTGAGCCTGTGAACGATACAGCATATGCCAAATCTTCTGATTCTGCCGACTATGATGAGTTCGATGAGCAGAGAGATGAGTCCTTGGACAGAAG GCGCAGACAACGGTCCCAGCGGTATTCAGCTACCGACTTTGTTGAAACTGTTTCAGACAATGATGTGGAATTTGAAAGCGATGATGACATTGTTGGGGAAGCAGTTTATGATGAAGAATATATGAGGAAGCGTAAACAGAAGAAGTTTTCTAGTGGCTCTGAGGGAGAGGAAGAGGGAGATAAAGGAGATGAAGAGTACAAATGGGATGAAGACAATGCCGAGTACGAGGAAGAAGAAGAAGAAGAAGAAGAAGAAGAAGAGGAGGAAGATTCTCTAAGCGATAGCGAAGAAGATAGTGATGATGAACCCCGAAGGGCTAAGAAAATGCCACGGAGAGAAACTAAGTCAAGATCAAGGTCAAAGGATTTACGACCAGGCCTGAGACGTAGTAAAAGAGCCACAAGAATCGATTACCAACAATATGAGCTCTCAGAATCAGACAAAGAAGCTACAGGAGCGGCAAAACGTAAGCGGTTGGTTGAGCCAGATGAACATTCTGATGAAACAGGGAATGGGGATTTCACTATGGAAAGTGAGGACTCCGAAGAAAATGCAAATGACCCTGAAACAAAATCTTCTGAAGAAGAAAAGCCCAGAGAGGTCAATGACTATGCAGAGACGACAAATGGTACTGAGAATAATCAACTTAGCAAATCAAACGGCACAGGCCAAGAAGAAGCTGAGGGTGTAGTAGGCAAAAGGCGTTTCCTCGACCTAAACGAGCTTGCTCCTGTATCTGGTTTTGATGATGGTCCAAGTACAGTCTTGAAGGAAGATGATAAGGGCGACAATTCATAA
- the LOC106312443 gene encoding transcription factor MYB35 isoform X1, whose product MVRSCSSKSKNPWTDEDNASQKFAFASSSKNGSTPKKIGLRRCGKSCRVRKTDNAGAKHESFTPEEEDLIIKMHAAMGSRLWPLIAQHLPGKTEEEVKMVWNSKLKKKLSQMGIDHVTHRPFSHVLAEYGNINGGGGGTLNPNPMNQTGSLGPNPSLNEDSHQQQQQQSNDSGDLMFHLQAIKLMTESSNQVKPESTFMYASSSSSNSSPPLFSSTCSTIAQENSEVNFTWSDFLLDQETFNENQQNYPDQELDNLFGNEFSEAEAVATVANTSAPDARIEEESLSNGFVESIIAKEKELFLGFPSYLDQPFHF is encoded by the exons ATGGTGAGATCTTGCTCTTCCAAATCAAAGAATCCCTGGACAGATGAAGATAACGCCTCCCAGAAGTTTGCCTTTGCATCTTCCTCCAAGAACGGATCCACTCCTAAGAAAATAG GACTTAGGAGATGTGGGAAGAGCTGCAGAGTGAGAAAGACTGATAACGCAGGAGCTAAGCATGAGAGCTTCACTCCTGAAGAAGAAGATCTTATCATCAAGATGCACGCAGCAATGGGAAGCAGGTT ATGGCCACTTATTGCACAACATCTACCAGGAAAGACAGAAGAAGAAGTGAAGATGGTTTGGAACTCAAAACTAAAGAAGAAACTGTCCCAAATGGGAATAGATCATGTCACTCACCGTCCTTTCTCTCATGTGCTTGCTGAATACGGCAACATCAACGGTGGTGGTGGTGGTACCCTAAACCCTAATCCCATGAACCAAACCGGATCTCTTGGACCTAATCCCTCCCTCAACGAAGATTCTCATCAACAACAACAACAACAATCTAATGATTCAGGAGATCTCATGTTTCACCTACAAGCAATCAAGCTTATGACCGAGTCATCAAACCAAGTCAAGCCCGAGTCTACGTTTATGTACGCCTCTTCCTCTTCTTCTAACTCCTCTCCTCCGTTGTTCTCTTCAACTTGTTCTACCATAGCTCAGGAGAATTCGGAGGTTAACTTCACCTGGTCTGACTTTCTTCTTGACCAAGAAACCTTTAATGAAAACCAACAGAACTATCCTGATCAAGAATTAGACAACTTGTTTGGTAATGAGTTCTCTGAGGCAGAGGCTGTAGCTACAGTGGCTAATACATCAGCTCCAGATGCTCGAATCGAAGAAGAGTCTCTAAGCAATGGGTTCGTTGAGTCGATTATAGCTAAAGAAAAAGAGTTGTTCTTGGGGTTTCCAAGCTATTTGGATCAGCCTTTTCATTTCTAG